A window of Henckelia pumila isolate YLH828 unplaced genomic scaffold, ASM3356847v2 CTG_466, whole genome shotgun sequence genomic DNA:
ccaagaatactatgcatgcttttGTAACGCctcaaaattatcttaatggactttatttgagataattagagattttagaagtcaagggccgattcgatttttaTCAGGggctagaatgcaatttttggaattttcagggactaaaatgcaaaatttggttttgttagatatttataagggttTTGACTTGGTCTCCTCCATTCTCTCCTCCCCCATCTCGCCTTCTTCCTCCATTGTTGAGAGAAAAGTGAGTTTCAAGCTTTGGAATTCTCCGTttttgtcgatccgtccgttggaatttatttctgaaggcaaattagcgatcacgactgcgagagcttcgttctatagtaagtttttcttcgatcaactagacttctatttttggatgttgttagaatcgattgagtttggagtatgttgatcttgacagagttctgatcgtttattctctgtcggttttgaaatagagcgtcgttcgaaattgttttgattttttgaaagattatttcgaaaatggagattttagatttgaagaatttgaattgttttgatgatattgagatgattatgagtttattggattgatatcttgctgtctgcgttttcggtttgatcagtttatagccgttatgccgtcagtttgagttttggatatcgtccaatattttgatcgtatcgagtttgagagagcttttGATGTCAATATCGATCCTtattgacttcttctgatagattgaagtgaagtcagcagagttgcgaggtagcagctttggacagtttggaagattgaagtcggtacagtatcgatttttttatttatcgattgaagaagttgattgagtttcgaatgaatttgtttggatattgattattatccttattatttatttttagatttcagtaccttcgaagagaataaggtaaaagacgacttagaattgaatggaacgattaactcgaattagactttattcgagtgttccgaagaaatcacatacttgcatgattgaatgcttatttgaaatcatatttgaatgtttatttgaatgcatgagattatatatgcatttatattgacgaaatcatgtttgaatgattatttgaattgatgaatgaaagcatgattgaatgcttatatgaactgatgattgaaatgatattagaatgcatgagatgacatatgcattcatattgacccttgattcatttcaatttgattagacgatctagagattgtagttgagtgacctggttggagattttataccttgtcaaataaactctctataatgctctggagtcaagaggattaaaatatgcctcgtccacctcgagaggggagttcggtgtgattgttggatattttaacctcgggatcccaaaccgaaggaagaaagaaagaagaattccatttgattatctgagtctgataatccagaagttttaaagacatgcatatcattttaattcagtacttggattAATTACTTGAATTGATCTTGAGGTGATAGATATTTGGAAATTCATACATGTCTTGACGtgatttatatctgaagttgatatataagATGGATTTGTTGCGTATCatgattgatatgtttgattgatactgcatgattgtctcttttactgggaattgtattcttatcggattatccggctgttgtcttatttttatatgtgtgcatggcaacaggtggggcaggatcgagtcagagacgacagggatagaacgaaatgaagaatagaagtgagacttcgagtAAGGATTGGAaatgcatgtcaatctagtttatgttttgaaagcaCGAATATAATTTGGATGTATGGAATATCGTATATAGTATGTATGATGATTTCGAGTTTAGTTCCAAGCTTTCAATTTATGCATGTTGTTGAATTGATGGattgattgaattgatttgGGATTGTAAAGAAAGAAAAACCAAAAGATTTTCTGGGCaggtgtctcgctcgatcggcagactcttaccgatcgagcgagcacccctgtttTGAGGCAGGAAGTTTGGATTTTTtcttccgctcgatcggtaagttttgaccgatcgagcggcgagcTTTTGTAAGTCTCGGCAGAGACTTGGTTAagatggcccgctcgatcggtaaagttctaccgatcgagcaagcactgtttaaaaaaaaaaattattacttttaatcttggatcttgaatgccctattgttgtttaattccgagattagatgtttagaatcgaggcctcacagctctgataccataaatgtagtgacccttatcgatatcacctactaatcagaaacttaggcatgcaattaatttaattaaacagtaaaccagaattaaactgcggaagccataaatattatacaatcccaaggaaaggaatctgcaaatacccaaatagttatacaaccaaatcgaatactgtatcaacccaatacaataaaataaaaccctaagcgaagctccagctggccatccactACTTAgctcctcttggatccacccgcctcatccaatcgcaaatctgccccatggaatagggtgttcagatttacaaagtacgagacgtgagcataaaacgctcagcacgagagtatgaatatacatgaatgcaagtgtaccgcctactgactagaggtcaagaatcagataacgaagacagaccgggccctggtatgtagcacgttgttccgtcgcttcaggaggtgactcacataccgaaaaccagtggatactccggacccaaattgatggaagtccatctactaacaggatagggtaaaaccctactaacagacatatcaaaagagatagctcaatatgcaaatgtatgcagcatataatcatgtcatataaatcatgcagtcacataatacatgcgtactcagtcaagatatctcgaacagtactttcgtacctcaaatactaggcaagctctaccagctctaggtccacgcctataatccgcactacactgccaaatgatactaatatcattatagtgctctaaaagtcttaactaagctattccatactcctaaatattttaaggaagcaaaagctatacctgcgtccgtcgtcagtccgttgctgtcgcttgcctcaaatcTAGGCCACAGccccgctacgacgcctggatcgctacgccactttTGGATttccaatgggacgcctagaattccctagatctaagctagaagacttAGGAATCAAGAGAAGAGAAGTGATTGGTGCACTCAAAAGTGAGGCTcgacacccctatttatagacggagttcgggccgtccgaactagcttcggagcctccgaacacattcgggccatccgaactcgactttgaggcgtccgaagtcccatcaatgcgtCACCAATGACGccatcttgctgacgtaagcaatgaagTAATATTGGACTCcgatcgggccgtccgaacctgccgacggagcgtccgaacacgttcggagcgtccgatcctggcttcggatcgtccgatcacgttcggagcctctgatctTCCTTTCGGAGAGTCCGAACTCAAGGTTCCTAATTGCGATTATTTCCCTTAATTACTTGATTTGGTTACGGACTACTATATTCTTGCTGGTTTGAGGTAtacatgaagtttatttgaatcATAGAGTTGATAGAAATGAGTTACGGTTGCCGAATGTTAACCGTTATGTCGTCGAGTCAAGAATTGGCAAGTGTTTGAGTCTAGATTGATTAAGCTGGATATTgtttgagttcttgctgatattCTTGGATATATATGATGTGTTTTCAGTTTGAAAACAGGGGGCTTCAAGTTAAGAATACAACTTCAAAACCGAATGATGAAAGAACAAGGGTTGTGACTTGTTAGCTTTAAAGATTGAGAAGAGTGTGAACAGAATTTTGATTGAGGATTTGTTGTGTTGATTGTCCACATTTGGAGCATCTCATCCATGACTGAACGactgaaaggtataagacgacatcgagagtcaggggttTTAAACTCAAGGATGAAGCTTCTTAAGTTGTCCcgataaaccacatacttgttgctctttattcttgatttagaatttgatgttgtcgatccatcttaggtagtggatctttattgagtTATGTATGATATGaagaaaattgaattgattcttttgccaaggtcagatggaccttattttcgagtcaggcgactacgatagatggatatccatgtcaagatcgtatacgaatcttgatggcaatgatttACTATGAATCGATTCTTCGTTAGCGCGCTATAAAAATCTATTGATTTGAAGTATGATTTGATGTATTGATTCGAAGCtttgatttgaagtatttaGAGTTGAATTAATATGAATTTGatatgtatatgtcttttatactgggaattatattctcaccggaattatccggctgttgtcttgttttgtatgtgtgcatggcaacaggtggggcaggagctggccagAGTTGATGTGGGTAGCTCGTGAGAGAGTTGTAGATGTGGAAACTCGTTTTGTATCTGAATTGAAGTATATGAGATCTTTTCAAGCATGCTAGAATATTATGCTTATAGTAGTTTGAAGAACACTAGTTGAGTTTTGTTTATAACTAGCTCTTTGGATGTCACTCAAATTACTTAGTTGATGTAGCTAATGCTTGTAGACATGATTAGATCTTGTTCTTTGTATTTATACATGTTCTAGACTTGTAAAACATGGATTGAAATGAGTTGGAAGGAACAAAAAGTGCTGTTGAAAAACAGAGCAGCAGGCTGCCCAGATCAGTGCCCGAGCTGCACTTTTTGGTAGCCCGGGCGCAGCCCAAAAATccccaacccgagagttgggttagGGAGGGGCGCTCGGGCGGCGGTTTTTGACCGCCCGAGTGCaacccccttttaaaaaaaaattagttgttCTATTTATCTTTGATCCTTCGTTagttaatcatgtttagtgattaattgcctcaagatttgattagcaacccgaggccccacacaagttgtcttctcctcttcaaaggagttgttttatgtaataatattatgtctgaataaattttttaaatctctcgttctttcatgctcatattttataattatatttatatatcataCGTCTTAaggtaaaaaaataaattaaagctgtgatgggtgtcgttgaaggagcttgtgcagaaactaTCTGTTGCGACtacgtggttggagtgtgaggagcacttcttaaaactcggcaggtatgacccgagacattatggtcaaagagatatttaaatttaattcatcttacggaagcatgttggaccctaatgcggagtatatcggctggaaactttgcgtaactgatagtcttgcatggccggGACTGATTCGATAGGTATAACAAAGCCACATACAAAAGAttagttttaattaattattaattcaaaaatggggaccACTAGGAAGTGAAAACAAAGAAAGAGGTGGGTAGGGAGTTAAGATAAAGACAAGTTTGGTAATggggagtttaaaataatttgcccttttaaatttatagtttttaATAATAACTCATAAGTTGTGACTTGTAGACATAAGATTATTTagcaataaaattttatatgagaTCGTGTCAAAAATCAATTTGTAAAAAGTATTTTTAACTCACTcaatctataaaaaaaattatatttttttaggtaaaaattattaatttcatTACAGATATATGAGATAAATTATCTATGTAGAGATTCTAACAAAatatctatttttatttaaaaatgttAAGTTTAATTTTCGTGTGAATTATAGATTGAAATCGTGTGGACAATTCTTACAATGTGGTCCAGTTTTTTCCTCGCTCAACAAATCAAGTTGTTCATTCTATCGCTCAACATGTGATTAATTTGCAAAGTTCTTTTGTTTGAAATGACTATCTTCCTCGTTGGTTATCTGGTTTTGTAAAAGCTGATTGTTCTTTTCTCTTAATAAAATATTgtctttttctaaaaaaaaaaaaaaattaattaattaataataatatcgtGTGGACAATTGGGTTCGGCGTCGACGTCACAGCTGTAAGTTGAAACTTCAAactcaaataataattaaataaccaATTTTCATGAAGATTCCTTTGACTACGGAATCTCAAAGTCAACCAAATTATCTTGAATTTCACATTTAGTGCTTCTATTAccccaaatttttatttttaaaataaccaTTTGACTAGTTTCAATTTTTTAGTATAATTAATAATGGTGtctataaataatttaatgtaaATTACATTGGGTGATGCTACATGTACTTACTAAGGATTACACGTTGTGTCACAAATTACActtaaaatcatcaaattatccatccattttatttggaaaaactctttcaaaaatacatcaaggatatttatgtaatttaaaatataatgtgTAACTCAACGTGTAATCCTCCGTGTACATATAGCATTTTTCTAAAGATATATATTAATTCAAGTGTAACTTTTCGTATACATATAACGTTAATCTTAATAATATCACTTCGTGTTGgatgggtcgggtcaggtggtcgGGAATCCTGTGTGAAAGAGGATTATTTTCAACACTAAATATAATGATTTTAATTCCCTACAAGATTTGACtgccaaataataaaaattaaataattataaattgaaAGAATATGTAAAACAATATAAAAAGAGGTCCTCCTCCTCCAACATTTTCAAGCTAGTCCAGATCCCTAATAAGATCCTCCGCCACAATGGACGTGGAGTCAGGCCCGGCACCAACCACCACACGGTCTCTGGTGTCCGGTGTCAACTCCTACATCTCAAAAACCCGAATTGGAAGACGCTTCAAGCTCAATGAACGCAACACCACCTTCACCACCGAGCTCCGGGCTGGAACCGCCACTTTTCTCACTATGGCCTACATCCTAGCCGTCAACGCCTCCATATTATCTGACTCGGGCGGAACGTGCTCTGTCTCCGACTGCATCCCTTCCTGCTCCGATCCCTCCGTCTCCCTTTCCGACTGTGTGAACAACCCCAATCTCAGCCTCATTCAACCAGACGTCACCTGCAAATTCGATCCCGTCAATCCCGGCTATTCGGCTTGTTTGGAAAAGACGAGGAAAGATTTGATCGTGGCCACCGTTGCTTCCTCCCTCATAGGCTGCGTAATCATGGGAGTGTTCGCTAATCTGCCGTTAGCTTTAGCACCTGGGATGGGGACCAACGCATATTTCGCCTACACCGTTGTGGGTTTCCATGGCTCCGGCACTCTCTCCTATCAAACCGCATTAGCAGCGGTTTTCGTCGAGGGACTATTGTTTTTACTAATCTCTGCCCTTGGATTCCGCGCTAAGCTCGCAAAATTGGTACCAAAGCCTGTAAGGATTTCTTCCTCCGCGGGAATCGGATTGTTTTTGGCTTTCATCGGATTGCAAGGCAATCAAGGCATTGGTTTAGTAGGTTACAGCTCCTCCACATTGGTCACCCTGGCGGCTTGCCCGAGTTCATCCCGCGCAACCTTGGCGCCGGTGATGAAATTTGCCAACGGGACTGTTTCGTTGATCCCTGGCGGTACGTTGTCCGGCGATATACTCTGTTTGGGTGGCCGAATGGAGAGCCCCACATTCTGGCTCGCCGTTGTTGGGTTCGTGATTATTGCTTATTGCTTGGTAAAGAACATTAAGGGGGCTATGATTTACGGGATTATCTTCGTTACCGCCGTTTCTTGGTTCAGAAACACAAAGGTTACCGCCTTTCCTAATACGCCCGCCGGCGATTCTGCCTATGATTATTTCAGGAAGGTAGTCGATATTCACAAAATCGAGAGCACCGCCGGAGCTTTGAGCTTCAAAAGCATCGGAACCGGCCATTTCTGGGAAGCCCTGGTGACATTTTTATACGTAGACATACTAGACACCACGGGAACTCTTTACTCAATGGCGCGTTTCGCGGGATTTACAGACTCTGCGGGCAATTTCGAGGGGCAATATTTCGCGTTCATGTCCGACGCGTCGGCGATCGTGTTGGGTTCTTTGCTAGGTACATCTCCGGTAACGGCGTTCATCGAGTCGTCGACGGGGATAAGGGAAGGAGGGAGGACGGGGCTGACGGCGTTGACAGTGGCCGGGTATTTCATGctgtccttcttcttcacgccGCTGCTGGCGTCAATCCCGGCATGGGCGGTGGGGCCGCCGCTGATTCTGGTGGGCGTGCTGATGATGAGGGCGGTTGTGGAGGTGGAGTGGGATGACATGCGGCAGGCGATTCCGGCGTTCGTGACTTTGCTTTTGATGCCTTTGACTTATTCAATTGCCTATGGTTTGATTGGTGGGATTGGGACTTTCATTGTTCTCAATTTTTGGGATTGGAGTGCTGAATTATTGACAAAATATGGGATTCTTGggagaaataataataataataataataataataataataataatgtttgGAACGGTGAGGTTAAGGAAGgtgtatagtttttttttaaaattatgtttttGTTCAATGGCGTTCAAGTTCAAATTTAGAATCTATATTGTAGTTTCTGAAGTACACATTTGGTTCCTATTTATATAAGAGTTGTTGTTGAGCAACAACGATTTATTTTTACGCAATGTTTGGTACATGAGATTAGATAGGTTTGTgtgtgattttttatttaatccaTTGTTTGGTAGGATTTTTATATAAGAGGTGTTGTTGAGCAACAACGATTTATTTTTAGAGTATTAGCGAACTCACAAAAACTCTTGTAAAACGGTTTTACGGATAAATTTTATGAGATGAATATCTTAATTTGGTAATACATGATATTGCATTATTTTttatgcaaaaaataaaaactttcatTGTAATGATATGTGGGTTTGACCATGAGATCGTCTCACAAGAATTGAAATCGACATATGTGTTTGGTTGTTGTGTACgtcatttaaaaattttagttgCAATggtatataaaattcattatctATAGCTTaacatgatttttttatgaGTTGAAATCGACATATGATGTGTTTGGTTGTTGTACCGTGTACGTAATTATTTGGAGTTGATTGGTGGGAAGAACCCGTTGTTCCGAAAGAGTGATCCaaatatgtattatatatatatatatatatatatatatatatatatataaaaaatagtcGGATTAGTGATCGAATCGATCTATTTTAAAAAAGCATTGCAATCGGTCGATTGTTGTAATCGCACGGTCGAACCAAAAagcgtttatataatataatataatcaataatatattttaaaatttaaaaaattaaaagatttatataaatagaaaaaaaaatttaccatggtttgaaaactaaatatctatataaatatattcaaaattacaattatagttaaaaaaatttaaataataaattaattggtTGAAAAAACATAATACtactaaaataatttttttaacaaaatacaaATTACAAATCATCGTGTATatgtataataaaatattaaatataaagttataaatatttaaaaaaataactttacaaaaaataaaaataaaaaattcaaataaccgATTCAATTGGTTGAACCGATTTCCCAGTTCTCCACAGGTCCGATCGGTTATGATCGGTATGTCATACATGATTATCAATGCAATAAAAAGATATTTTATGTCTACGATTCAACACaactcataaaaaatattattgtttatgttaaaaatattatttttcgctATTTATATGAATCATATAGATATTTCTCACTAATATAGATGCATGAGCTAATATCACAATTCACAATAAACCCACtctttaaaaaatttgattttcagtGTTGGAAAATCTATTAGTATTAATAATGCATGAGCACCATATACTTAAAAAATGGTGTCATGGTATAATTTTTGGTTGGGTTTTCCTAAAATACCCattcaaaataaacataaatttagTGAATTATCTTTTACTAAAAAAAAATCTCTTCTCATCATTACTAGTCTCCTATCATTTCAATTTCAAACAATGATTCTATCATTTcaacttcaaaaaaataaatttcattttgaattatttttctttaGAAATACATTTCTTTCTATCTTTCAAAGATCATACATACCGCATGTTTTATAACGGGCTGGCGCTACAGTGGTCTTCACGAGTGTGAGAGTTTATCCAGCGGATTTGACCCTAGATTACCATCTACACACTCATTGGTAAAGGTGTCAAAACGAGCAGACGGGGCGGACCAGCCCAAAAATCCGTCGCAACCCACCACTTGGCGGAGCGTGGTTGGCCGGCCTACCTTTAAGGCGGGTTGGTAAAACACCAactcaacccacctattttaaaTGGTGGAATAGGCCAATTCGACGGGCGTACGTGTAATGTGAGGGGTTTTGACGGACCAACCCGCAACCCATCATTAAGCGGAGCGAGACGGCCCACCTTTTAGGtgatttgaaaaattatcaactcaacccacctattttgtaTGGCGGAGGGGGCCAACCCAACA
This region includes:
- the LOC140872470 gene encoding adenine/guanine permease AZG1, giving the protein MDVESGPAPTTTRSLVSGVNSYISKTRIGRRFKLNERNTTFTTELRAGTATFLTMAYILAVNASILSDSGGTCSVSDCIPSCSDPSVSLSDCVNNPNLSLIQPDVTCKFDPVNPGYSACLEKTRKDLIVATVASSLIGCVIMGVFANLPLALAPGMGTNAYFAYTVVGFHGSGTLSYQTALAAVFVEGLLFLLISALGFRAKLAKLVPKPVRISSSAGIGLFLAFIGLQGNQGIGLVGYSSSTLVTLAACPSSSRATLAPVMKFANGTVSLIPGGTLSGDILCLGGRMESPTFWLAVVGFVIIAYCLVKNIKGAMIYGIIFVTAVSWFRNTKVTAFPNTPAGDSAYDYFRKVVDIHKIESTAGALSFKSIGTGHFWEALVTFLYVDILDTTGTLYSMARFAGFTDSAGNFEGQYFAFMSDASAIVLGSLLGTSPVTAFIESSTGIREGGRTGLTALTVAGYFMLSFFFTPLLASIPAWAVGPPLILVGVLMMRAVVEVEWDDMRQAIPAFVTLLLMPLTYSIAYGLIGGIGTFIVLNFWDWSAELLTKYGILGRNNNNNNNNNNNNNVWNGEVKEGV